Proteins encoded in a region of the Flavobacteriaceae bacterium HL-DH10 genome:
- a CDS encoding glycoside hydrolase family 43 protein: MMIRYLLGKRTIASLCVFMVFNAIGAQDLSGGFPGIDNSNSFSANLNLNKETTYNNPVIPGFYSDPSVCRVNDDYYLISSTFEYFPGVPVFHSKDLVNWEQIGHCLDRKEQFPNGLLIFAPTIRYDNGIFYMLSTNLMGQGNFYVTATNPSGPWSNTIYFKAKGIDPDLFFDDDGKSYVITSTFELFQIDLKTGTLLSEGRKIWNGTGGKYLEGPHIYKKDGLYYLMAAEGGTEQGHSETIARSQSIWGPYIDNPSNPILTHDNRTGQGYPIQGVGHADMVQAHDNSWWMVFHGYRTVTNGFHHILGRETCLAPVVWQDNSWPVVNGNGTVSIAMTHSTLPITPIENKWVGLELYSGARSG, encoded by the coding sequence ATGATGATTAGATATTTATTAGGAAAACGCACGATTGCCAGTTTATGTGTATTCATGGTTTTTAATGCCATCGGAGCACAAGATCTTTCGGGAGGATTCCCTGGTATAGATAATAGTAACTCGTTTTCTGCTAATCTAAATTTAAATAAAGAAACAACATATAATAACCCTGTAATTCCAGGGTTTTATTCAGACCCAAGTGTGTGTCGAGTAAACGATGATTATTATTTAATATCAAGTACATTCGAATATTTTCCTGGGGTTCCAGTTTTTCATAGTAAAGATTTGGTTAATTGGGAGCAGATTGGGCATTGTTTAGATAGAAAGGAACAGTTTCCTAATGGACTCTTGATTTTTGCGCCAACCATTAGGTATGATAATGGCATATTTTACATGTTATCTACAAATTTAATGGGTCAAGGTAATTTTTATGTAACCGCAACAAATCCTTCAGGACCATGGTCTAATACCATATATTTCAAAGCAAAAGGTATTGATCCAGATTTGTTTTTTGATGATGATGGTAAATCTTATGTTATAACATCAACGTTTGAATTGTTTCAGATTGATTTAAAAACAGGAACATTGCTTTCAGAAGGAAGAAAAATTTGGAATGGCACTGGCGGCAAATATTTGGAAGGACCACATATTTATAAAAAAGACGGACTCTATTATTTGATGGCAGCTGAAGGCGGCACCGAACAAGGGCATTCTGAAACCATAGCCAGAAGTCAAAGCATTTGGGGACCATATATCGATAATCCTTCTAATCCTATTTTAACTCACGATAACAGGACGGGTCAAGGGTATCCCATTCAAGGGGTTGGGCACGCCGATATGGTTCAGGCGCACGATAATTCATGGTGGATGGTTTTTCATGGATACCGAACTGTAACCAATGGTTTCCATCATATTTTGGGCAGGGAAACCTGTTTAGCTCCAGTAGTTTGGCAGGATAATAGTTGGCCAGTAGTTAACGGCAATGGTACCGTTAGTATCGCGATGACACACTCAACATTGCCAATAACACCAATTGAAAACAAATGGGTTGGATTGGAATTATATTCAGGTGCCAGAAGTGGATAA
- a CDS encoding family 1 glycosylhydrolase, which produces MKNYILPVLAAILFISTSCGNKKEKSESIVKPNAVEKNDFLFGVASAAYQIEGSYQEDGKGESKWDFATNTVGVTKFIIGEKHTGNVAANMYDREQYLKDLKLLQDMGANAYRFSLDWSRIIPDGTGEVNELAIAHYDQLIDDCKSFGLEPVVTLYHFDYPMVLVKKGGWANPEMGNWFKNYASVVFDRFGEKVNYFITFNEPYIEFLVAEYLMNLEQSKDADVLRFSRGYAKAYRQILASAETVKLYKEKGLKGSIGITLNLSPTLPFDPSNDLDVKAAALQDKLLNTFLLDPILKGSFPSQVKDSVQKYVPEFNPTEKELKFLGDNKPDFLGINFYAPALVKYDALVPFSTTWMGLNTDEVKSHNGPVRPDELYNLLMRLKKEYNNPVMMITENGAGFEGEDVKETPVVKDPLRADFIKRHINSALKAKEDGANLIGYMAWSGWDNFEWVFGYTARFGLIYVDFETQERIPKESYYEYQKILKEKKGLKVN; this is translated from the coding sequence ATGAAAAATTATATCTTACCAGTTTTGGCGGCAATACTCTTTATTAGTACATCTTGTGGCAATAAAAAAGAAAAAAGCGAATCCATTGTAAAACCTAATGCTGTTGAGAAAAACGATTTTTTGTTTGGTGTAGCAAGTGCAGCTTATCAAATTGAAGGGAGTTACCAAGAAGATGGGAAAGGGGAATCGAAATGGGATTTTGCAACGAATACGGTTGGAGTAACAAAATTTATTATCGGCGAAAAGCACACAGGGAACGTTGCTGCTAATATGTATGATAGGGAGCAATATTTAAAAGATTTAAAATTGCTTCAAGATATGGGGGCTAACGCTTACAGGTTTTCATTGGATTGGAGTCGGATTATACCAGATGGAACAGGTGAAGTTAATGAGTTGGCTATTGCTCATTATGATCAATTAATAGATGATTGTAAATCTTTTGGGTTAGAGCCTGTAGTAACATTGTATCATTTCGATTATCCTATGGTGTTAGTTAAAAAAGGCGGTTGGGCAAACCCCGAAATGGGAAATTGGTTTAAAAACTATGCTTCTGTTGTTTTTGATAGATTTGGTGAAAAAGTAAACTATTTTATTACGTTTAACGAACCTTATATAGAGTTTCTTGTCGCAGAGTATTTAATGAATTTAGAGCAAAGTAAAGACGCAGATGTTTTAAGGTTTTCTCGAGGATATGCCAAAGCATATCGTCAAATTTTAGCAAGTGCAGAAACTGTGAAATTATACAAAGAAAAGGGCTTGAAAGGTTCTATTGGTATTACTTTAAATTTATCGCCAACATTGCCATTTGATCCTAGCAATGATTTAGATGTTAAGGCTGCTGCGTTGCAAGATAAACTTTTAAATACGTTTTTACTGGATCCTATTTTAAAAGGAAGCTTTCCAAGTCAGGTTAAAGACTCCGTTCAAAAATATGTACCGGAATTTAATCCAACAGAAAAAGAATTAAAGTTTTTAGGTGATAATAAACCAGATTTTTTAGGAATAAATTTTTATGCGCCAGCACTTGTGAAATATGACGCGTTAGTGCCATTTTCAACAACTTGGATGGGATTGAATACTGATGAAGTTAAGTCTCATAATGGTCCTGTTCGTCCAGATGAATTATATAATTTATTAATGCGATTAAAAAAGGAATATAACAACCCTGTAATGATGATAACCGAGAATGGCGCTGGCTTTGAAGGTGAAGATGTAAAAGAAACTCCGGTAGTTAAAGACCCGTTGCGTGCAGATTTTATTAAAAGACACATCAATTCTGCCCTTAAAGCAAAAGAAGATGGTGCTAATTTAATTGGTTATATGGCTTGGTCTGGATGGGATAATTTTGAATGGGTGTTTGGTTATACGGCGCGTTTTGGTCTTATTTATGTAGATTTTGAAACTCAAGAACGTATTCCAAAGGAAAGCTATTATGAATATCAAAAAATATTGAAAGAGAAAAAAGGGCTGAAAGTTAATTAA
- a CDS encoding cyclase family protein produces the protein MKIIDLSVTISEEIKEPLPTSIVYEDHKAGAKKMGGKLFQGLTDVFIDGNGPAGEFLSVTSHCGTHVDAPYHYFPTCEGKPSRTIDEMPLDWFFHDGVVLDFTDKPDGYMFEPEDLIEKLKDINYTLKPFDIVLIRCDADKRIHDDDFVKIHVGASAKATHWLIDQGVKVMGTDGWGWDIPLHIQAEEYRKNPRPGIIWEAHYVGIEKEYCQIEKLANLDQLPPFGFKVSCFPAKIKGGSAGWTRAVAIIE, from the coding sequence ATGAAAATTATAGATCTTTCAGTAACTATTTCAGAGGAAATTAAAGAACCGCTTCCAACTTCAATTGTATATGAAGACCATAAAGCAGGTGCAAAAAAAATGGGTGGAAAACTTTTTCAAGGTCTTACCGATGTGTTTATTGATGGTAATGGGCCTGCAGGTGAGTTTTTAAGTGTAACGAGTCATTGTGGAACCCATGTTGATGCACCTTATCATTATTTTCCAACCTGTGAAGGAAAGCCATCTCGAACCATAGATGAAATGCCTTTAGATTGGTTTTTTCACGATGGTGTGGTTTTAGATTTTACAGATAAACCTGATGGTTATATGTTTGAACCAGAAGATTTAATTGAAAAATTAAAGGATATAAATTATACCTTGAAACCTTTTGATATTGTATTGATTCGATGTGACGCCGACAAAAGAATACACGATGATGATTTTGTTAAGATTCACGTTGGTGCTTCTGCAAAAGCAACCCATTGGTTAATAGATCAAGGTGTAAAAGTAATGGGTACCGATGGATGGGGTTGGGATATCCCGTTGCACATTCAAGCCGAGGAGTATAGAAAAAATCCAAGGCCAGGAATTATTTGGGAGGCGCATTACGTTGGGATTGAAAAGGAATACTGCCAAATTGAAAAACTAGCTAATCTAGATCAATTACCACCTTTCGGATTTAAGGTATCTTGCTTTCCTGCAAAAATAAAAGGAGGAAGTGCGGGGTGGACACGCGCTGTGGCAATTATAGAATAG
- a CDS encoding SDR family oxidoreductase has product MRKTVIITGGSGEIGSAISRQFAEYGFDVIITYNSNTERAENFIKSLPKGNHAAFKAPTTDTDKLKEFKTFFDKNYKALDVLVNNAGITTPVPHSDLEGLTDDWIDKIMQTNFRGSFAMVRTFKDLLQKSSHSAGVVINISSIAGIFGIGSNVAYCASKAALDSMTRSLARALAPKIRVVSVSPGFVEGDYTTNMDPVFLKNQKDNTPLGRFALGKDVAQAVFSAATQLTFSTGNIITVDGGRLL; this is encoded by the coding sequence ATGCGTAAAACGGTAATAATAACAGGAGGCTCGGGAGAGATTGGATCGGCAATTAGTAGGCAATTTGCTGAATATGGTTTTGATGTAATTATTACATACAACTCCAATACCGAACGTGCTGAAAATTTTATTAAATCTTTACCTAAAGGCAATCATGCAGCTTTTAAAGCGCCAACAACTGATACTGATAAATTAAAGGAGTTTAAAACCTTTTTTGATAAAAATTATAAGGCTCTAGATGTTTTGGTGAACAACGCGGGCATTACAACGCCGGTACCACATAGTGATTTAGAGGGGTTAACCGATGATTGGATAGATAAAATTATGCAAACCAATTTTAGAGGTTCTTTTGCTATGGTGCGGACTTTTAAAGATTTACTTCAAAAGTCATCTCATTCAGCAGGAGTTGTTATAAATATTTCTTCAATAGCAGGGATATTTGGTATAGGTAGTAATGTGGCGTATTGTGCTTCAAAAGCCGCTTTAGATTCCATGACGCGTTCTTTAGCTCGGGCTTTGGCGCCTAAAATAAGAGTAGTGTCTGTGTCTCCAGGTTTTGTAGAGGGTGATTATACTACAAATATGGATCCTGTGTTTTTAAAAAATCAAAAGGATAACACACCGCTAGGTCGGTTTGCATTAGGTAAAGATGTAGCGCAAGCTGTTTTTTCGGCAGCAACACAGCTAACCTTTTCAACAGGAAATATTATCACCGTCGATGGTGGTAGATTGTTATAA
- the hisD gene encoding histidinol dehydrogenase yields MKRIIKEGIALFEAESNDRKVRDIVENLLNDIKEGGDEAVRSYSEKFDKWSPESFRLTEAQIKDIVSSVSPQTIEDIKFAQAQIRNFATHQKNSMKDIEVETLPGVFLGHKNIPVNSVGCYIPGGRYPMVASAHMSVLTAKVAGVKRVIACTPPIKGEIPAETVTAMHLAGADEIYLLGGVQAIAAMALGTETIEPVDMIVGPGNAYVAEAKRQLFGKVGIDLLAGPTETLVIADHTSDAEICATDLLGQAEHGPTSPAILLTNSEELANDTLKEVERQLKTLPTADIASVSWKDYGQIILVDTVDELVEEADRIASEHVQVMTEDPRYFLENMTNYGALFLGKYTNVAYGDKVIGTNHTLPTKHGAKFTGGLWVGKFMKTCTYQEIKTPEASAMIGEYCSRLCEIEKFAGHKEQADIRVRRYKN; encoded by the coding sequence ATGAAACGAATAATTAAAGAAGGTATAGCGCTTTTTGAAGCAGAATCAAATGACAGGAAAGTTAGGGATATTGTAGAAAACTTGCTGAACGACATTAAAGAAGGTGGTGATGAAGCTGTTCGATCTTATTCTGAAAAATTTGATAAATGGTCTCCGGAAAGTTTTCGTCTTACAGAAGCGCAAATAAAAGACATTGTGTCGAGTGTTTCGCCACAAACCATTGAAGATATTAAGTTTGCCCAAGCACAGATTAGAAACTTTGCTACGCACCAGAAAAACTCAATGAAAGATATTGAAGTAGAAACTTTGCCAGGTGTTTTTTTAGGACATAAAAACATTCCTGTAAATAGTGTGGGTTGTTATATTCCTGGAGGTAGATATCCAATGGTGGCTTCTGCGCACATGAGTGTGTTAACTGCAAAAGTTGCAGGTGTAAAACGTGTTATTGCATGCACACCACCGATTAAAGGAGAAATTCCTGCCGAAACCGTTACTGCTATGCATTTGGCTGGAGCCGATGAAATATATTTATTAGGAGGTGTTCAGGCAATTGCTGCTATGGCATTAGGTACAGAAACCATTGAGCCTGTTGATATGATAGTCGGTCCTGGTAATGCGTACGTAGCTGAAGCAAAAAGACAATTATTCGGAAAAGTGGGTATCGATTTGTTGGCAGGTCCAACAGAAACTTTAGTTATTGCCGACCATACCAGTGATGCCGAAATTTGTGCCACTGATTTATTGGGACAAGCCGAACATGGACCAACCTCTCCAGCCATTTTGTTGACTAATTCTGAGGAGTTGGCTAACGACACTTTAAAAGAAGTAGAGCGTCAGTTAAAAACATTGCCAACGGCAGATATTGCTAGTGTGTCTTGGAAAGATTACGGACAAATAATTTTAGTGGACACCGTAGATGAGCTAGTTGAAGAAGCCGATAGAATAGCTAGTGAGCATGTTCAGGTTATGACAGAAGATCCTAGATATTTCTTGGAAAATATGACTAATTATGGAGCCTTGTTCTTGGGAAAATATACGAATGTGGCTTATGGAGACAAGGTTATTGGAACGAACCATACCTTGCCAACAAAACACGGTGCTAAATTTACGGGAGGTCTTTGGGTAGGCAAATTTATGAAAACGTGTACTTATCAAGAAATTAAAACACCTGAAGCTAGTGCTATGATTGGAGAATACTGTTCACGTTTATGTGAAATTGAAAAATTTGCAGGACATAAAGAGCAGGCAGATATTAGGGTTAGACGTTATAAAAATTAA
- a CDS encoding antibiotic biosynthesis monooxygenase, with amino-acid sequence MILEIATFDIKADSIEQFMGACEEAKAVVSMAKGFQGLEFQHCLETKTKFVVLISWETIEDHTIGFRESELFVQWRAILSPFFNNPPVAEHFKCITILNK; translated from the coding sequence ATGATATTAGAAATAGCAACTTTTGATATTAAAGCAGATTCTATTGAACAGTTTATGGGGGCTTGCGAAGAAGCCAAGGCTGTTGTGTCTATGGCTAAAGGGTTTCAGGGCTTGGAATTTCAGCACTGCTTAGAAACAAAAACCAAGTTTGTGGTTTTGATTTCGTGGGAGACTATAGAAGACCATACCATCGGTTTTCGGGAATCGGAATTGTTTGTGCAGTGGCGCGCAATTTTATCACCGTTTTTTAATAATCCTCCGGTGGCCGAACATTTTAAATGCATTACTATATTAAATAAATAA
- a CDS encoding helix-turn-helix domain-containing protein: MKSILQFKGPYGDNQTSFIPDFIHFESLEKRSKIYAWEISQHVHSELFQMFIIRSGKGVLVSGKNKIVISSPCVIVVPASIMHGFSFDSNIDGDVLTFSDNYFESILKNHAQLYLKLNKLSQFVFKDDKKVFSDFIYLVKKIKNEIIDDNVERQLCLQSYFQLLFLKLYRKGYENEYVELNTPNKTLIHFRNFQKLIKQSLQNPLSIEQYSEKLNITQMHLNRVCHAVVGESALKVVQGFVISEAKKYLLNTSYSVSEIAYFLNFNDPAYFTRLFKKLVGVPPREFRNS, translated from the coding sequence ATGAAGTCTATATTACAATTTAAGGGACCTTACGGGGATAATCAAACTTCTTTTATTCCGGATTTTATTCATTTTGAATCCTTAGAAAAGAGAAGTAAAATATATGCATGGGAAATAAGTCAGCACGTGCATTCAGAATTATTTCAGATGTTTATAATACGTTCTGGAAAAGGTGTATTGGTTTCTGGTAAAAATAAAATAGTTATTTCTAGTCCATGTGTTATTGTTGTTCCTGCATCTATTATGCATGGGTTTAGTTTTGATTCTAATATAGATGGTGATGTTTTAACTTTTTCTGATAATTATTTTGAAAGCATTTTAAAAAACCATGCGCAGTTGTATCTAAAATTAAATAAATTGAGTCAATTTGTTTTTAAAGATGATAAAAAGGTATTTAGTGATTTTATATACTTAGTTAAAAAAATAAAAAATGAAATTATAGATGATAATGTCGAGAGGCAATTGTGTTTACAATCGTATTTTCAGTTACTGTTTTTAAAATTATACAGAAAAGGTTATGAGAATGAATATGTTGAATTAAATACACCTAATAAAACATTAATACATTTTAGAAATTTTCAAAAGTTAATTAAACAATCGCTTCAAAACCCTTTGTCAATCGAGCAATATTCAGAGAAATTAAATATTACACAGATGCATCTTAATAGAGTTTGTCATGCGGTTGTTGGTGAGTCTGCTTTAAAGGTTGTTCAAGGTTTTGTGATTAGTGAGGCAAAAAAATACTTATTAAATACATCTTATTCGGTTTCAGAGATTGCATATTTTTTGAATTTTAATGATCCTGCTTACTTCACTCGATTATTTAAAAAATTAGTAGGAGTGCCGCCTAGAGAATTCAGGAATTCCTAG
- the pcaH gene encoding protocatechuate 3,4-dioxygenase subunit beta, with translation MSKLIYSQFDMEVQPPYLAPEYKSTILRSPSKPLIITKKTLSELSGPIFKDFELGNLDHDLTKNAIKDGEPIGERIVVNGKVTNELGQPLPHTLLEIWQANSAGRYVHKVDQHDAPLDPNFLGAGRCMTDANGNYKFYTIKPGAYPWGNHSNAWRPNHIHFSLFGGDISNRLITQMYFPNDPLLEFDPIYNAIPKRGRELLISSFDLSVTEPEYALGYRFDIVLRGHNATPFENK, from the coding sequence ATGAGTAAATTAATTTATAGTCAATTTGACATGGAAGTACAACCTCCATACTTAGCTCCAGAATACAAATCGACAATACTAAGATCACCTAGTAAACCTTTAATAATTACCAAAAAGACCTTGTCAGAATTATCGGGTCCAATTTTTAAAGATTTTGAACTAGGAAACTTAGATCATGACTTAACAAAAAATGCCATAAAAGATGGCGAACCTATTGGCGAACGCATAGTGGTTAATGGTAAAGTAACTAATGAATTAGGCCAACCTTTGCCTCATACATTGCTGGAGATATGGCAAGCCAATTCAGCAGGGAGATATGTACATAAAGTAGACCAACACGATGCTCCTCTAGATCCTAATTTCTTAGGAGCTGGAAGATGTATGACTGATGCAAACGGAAACTATAAATTTTACACTATAAAACCTGGCGCTTACCCTTGGGGAAATCATTCTAACGCATGGCGACCTAATCATATTCATTTTTCGCTTTTTGGAGGCGATATTTCTAACAGACTCATTACACAAATGTATTTTCCAAATGATCCTCTATTAGAATTTGACCCTATATACAATGCCATTCCAAAAAGAGGAAGAGAATTATTAATTTCAAGTTTCGACCTTTCTGTAACAGAACCAGAATATGCTTTAGGGTATCGGTTTGATATTGTTTTAAGAGGACATAACGCAACACCATTTGAAAACAAATAA
- the pcaG gene encoding protocatechuate 3,4-dioxygenase subunit alpha, which translates to MTTKNKISPQTPSQTVGPYFAYGLTPEQYGYNFKSWVDNKMVDPSKNPNAINIFGKVYDGEGNTINDAMIELWQNDGEKKLFGRYGTGTDEDNQFSFSTIKPKSVDGQAPYINVILYMRGQLLHSYTRIYFSDEQELNQTDSVLNSIPNERRDTIIAKKTNIGYEFNIYMQDANETVFFKI; encoded by the coding sequence ATGACTACAAAAAATAAAATATCACCTCAAACTCCATCTCAAACTGTAGGTCCTTATTTTGCGTACGGATTAACACCTGAACAATATGGGTATAATTTTAAAAGTTGGGTTGACAATAAAATGGTCGATCCTTCAAAAAACCCAAATGCAATAAACATTTTTGGTAAAGTTTATGATGGCGAAGGAAACACAATAAATGATGCCATGATTGAATTATGGCAAAATGATGGCGAAAAGAAACTATTTGGGAGATATGGCACAGGTACCGATGAAGATAATCAATTTTCGTTTTCAACCATAAAACCAAAATCTGTTGATGGTCAAGCTCCCTATATAAATGTCATTCTTTATATGCGTGGTCAATTATTACATTCTTACACACGCATTTATTTTTCAGACGAACAAGAATTAAACCAGACAGATAGCGTTTTAAACTCTATTCCAAATGAAAGAAGAGATACTATAATTGCTAAGAAAACAAATATTGGTTATGAATTCAACATTTATATGCAAGACGCTAACGAAACTGTCTTTTTTAAAATTTAA
- the pcaB gene encoding 3-carboxy-cis,cis-muconate cycloisomerase, which translates to MSLYSETFYSNEINQLFSNRSVITNMLTAEATLAKAQAELGLIPVEAAEIIEFSCNVEYIDIDKLITDIKLGGNAAIPLVQQLTKVIKNSNFEASKYVHFGATSQDIIDTASILSIKEVISWMEDKLITLEQALLNITKKHQNTIMIGRTLMQQARPITFGLKTANWLESITRSKLRLQTVKTDVLQIQLSGAVGSGNNNITDEVQIKFAEYLNLRNASLWQSQRDDLNEFASVLGILSGSLGKIAKDISLMMQTEVGEAFEGAQEGKGGSSTMPHKRNPVTCALILSNSTRTPGLVSTMLSSMIQEHERSAGYWHAEWETLTQLIGLTCGSLEKSIDLIENLEVETERMLQNIEITNGLIYAEKVAFALSSTLGKMQAHEAIKKACKLSISTGKHLKQIIIETHTEIDNIDELFQPENAIGNSIKWVEKIIYRYS; encoded by the coding sequence ATGTCTTTATACTCTGAAACATTTTATTCTAATGAAATAAATCAGCTATTCTCCAATAGATCTGTAATAACCAATATGCTAACTGCTGAAGCTACACTTGCAAAAGCACAAGCAGAATTAGGTTTAATACCTGTTGAAGCTGCTGAAATTATTGAATTTAGCTGTAACGTTGAATATATTGACATAGACAAATTAATTACTGACATAAAACTAGGTGGCAATGCAGCTATTCCATTAGTTCAGCAATTAACAAAAGTTATAAAGAATTCAAATTTTGAAGCTTCAAAATATGTTCATTTTGGAGCTACTAGTCAAGACATTATTGATACCGCTTCAATACTATCTATAAAAGAAGTTATCTCATGGATGGAAGATAAATTAATTACTCTTGAACAAGCTCTATTAAATATTACAAAAAAACACCAAAATACAATTATGATTGGTCGCACTTTAATGCAACAAGCTCGACCAATTACTTTTGGATTAAAAACTGCAAATTGGCTAGAAAGTATAACCCGTTCAAAACTTAGATTACAAACTGTTAAAACTGATGTTCTACAAATACAATTAAGTGGCGCTGTTGGTAGCGGCAATAACAATATTACTGACGAGGTTCAAATAAAATTTGCCGAATATTTAAATTTAAGAAATGCCTCACTATGGCAATCGCAAAGAGATGACTTAAATGAATTTGCTAGCGTTTTAGGGATTTTAAGTGGTTCTCTTGGAAAAATTGCTAAAGACATTTCTTTAATGATGCAAACGGAAGTTGGAGAAGCATTTGAAGGCGCACAAGAAGGGAAAGGGGGCTCTAGCACTATGCCTCATAAAAGAAACCCAGTAACATGCGCACTAATATTAAGCAATAGTACAAGAACACCAGGCCTAGTATCTACAATGCTATCTAGTATGATACAAGAACACGAGAGATCTGCTGGGTATTGGCATGCCGAATGGGAAACATTGACTCAATTAATAGGTTTAACATGCGGATCTCTTGAAAAAAGTATTGATTTAATTGAAAATTTAGAAGTAGAAACAGAACGTATGCTCCAAAATATTGAAATAACAAACGGTCTCATTTATGCAGAAAAAGTAGCCTTCGCTTTATCAAGTACATTAGGCAAAATGCAAGCACATGAAGCTATTAAAAAAGCATGTAAACTATCCATTTCTACTGGAAAGCATTTAAAACAAATAATTATAGAAACGCATACAGAAATAGATAATATTGACGAGCTATTTCAACCTGAAAATGCTATTGGAAATAGCATAAAATGGGTTGAAAAAATAATATATAGGTATTCTTAA
- a CDS encoding aromatic ring-hydroxylating dioxygenase subunit alpha yields the protein MSKKYTTFTMNESFPMNAWYAVAWDTELKHELLPRVICNKPLVLYRKKDGTPVVLEDACWHRLLPLSKGKLRGDTVVCGYHGLEFNNEGQCTYMPSQKTINPSACVRSYPAVEKYRFIWVWMGDPAVADSSKIPDMHWNNDPEWAGDGKMIEVKCNYRLVIDNLMDLTHETFVHSESIGDRNVAEAPFDVHYDEHTATVTRWMKGIKPPPFWHGQLNKKIKYDGLVDRWQIIKFEAPCTVNIDVGVAVAGTGAPEGDRSQGVNGYVLNTITPSTNQTCYYFWAFSRNYNLKDQSNTTELKDGVASIFAQDEDILEAQQKAINTNPTREFYNLNIDAGAMWARRITDKMVKNENQD from the coding sequence ATGTCTAAAAAATACACCACATTCACCATGAATGAATCTTTTCCAATGAATGCATGGTATGCAGTAGCTTGGGATACAGAATTAAAACATGAGTTATTACCAAGAGTCATTTGCAATAAACCGTTAGTGCTTTATCGTAAAAAAGATGGCACTCCTGTAGTTTTAGAAGATGCCTGTTGGCATCGTTTACTTCCTCTATCCAAGGGGAAATTACGAGGAGACACAGTAGTTTGTGGTTATCATGGTTTAGAATTCAATAACGAAGGACAATGCACATATATGCCTTCTCAAAAAACTATTAATCCTTCAGCTTGTGTGCGCTCATATCCTGCTGTAGAAAAATATCGTTTTATTTGGGTGTGGATGGGCGACCCTGCAGTTGCAGACAGTAGTAAAATACCAGACATGCATTGGAATAATGATCCTGAATGGGCTGGTGATGGTAAAATGATTGAAGTTAAATGTAATTATAGATTGGTAATAGATAATTTAATGGATCTAACACATGAAACTTTTGTTCATTCTGAAAGTATTGGTGATCGAAATGTAGCCGAGGCTCCTTTCGATGTACATTATGATGAACATACAGCTACAGTAACCCGTTGGATGAAAGGCATAAAACCACCACCATTTTGGCATGGTCAATTAAATAAAAAAATAAAATATGACGGCTTAGTTGATCGTTGGCAAATTATAAAATTTGAAGCACCTTGCACTGTAAATATAGATGTTGGTGTTGCCGTTGCAGGCACTGGTGCTCCCGAAGGGGATAGATCTCAGGGAGTTAATGGTTATGTATTAAATACCATTACACCTTCTACTAATCAAACATGTTATTATTTCTGGGCCTTTAGTAGGAACTATAATCTTAAAGACCAAAGCAATACCACCGAACTAAAAGATGGCGTAGCTTCAATATTTGCACAAGACGAAGACATCCTTGAAGCTCAACAGAAAGCTATAAACACAAATCCAACGCGAGAATTTTATAATTTAAATATCGACGCTGGAGCTATGTGGGCTAGAAGAATTACAGACAAAATGGTTAAAAATGAAAATCAAGACTAA